In the genome of Brassica oleracea var. oleracea cultivar TO1000 unplaced genomic scaffold, BOL UnpScaffold01183, whole genome shotgun sequence, the window TACTCCTTGATCAGGCGAGCCGTTCAGATACATCAACAGCCTTTCCACCATGCGCCAATGATGTTCCTTGGGAACCTGCATGTGTTGAGTCACctgattcacagcaaagcatATATCAGGCCTTGTAATGGTAAGATAAATCAATTTGCCAACAAGTTTTCTATAGAGTTTAGGATCATGAAATGGCTtgctgtcttcaatctccccctctctTGGTACTTTGTAGCCATCCTCCATGGGCATCCTTGCTGTCTTGCCCCCATAAGCACCTGCAcctttcaaaagatcaagtgtataCTTCCTTTGGGACATGAATAAACCTTCCTTGGATCTACAAATCTCAATTCCAAGAAAGTATTTCATTTCTCCCAAGTCTTTGATTTCAAACATAGACTTAAGAAACTCGTTGGTTGCTTTGATACCTTCTTTATCACTTCCTGTGATAAtaatatcatcaacatacacaagGAGTGCAATCATACCTGAGGGAGTAGTTAGAGTAAAGAGAGTGTAATCTAGCTCAGACTTCTTGAAACCTCGGCCATTGTATA includes:
- the LOC106321045 gene encoding uncharacterized mitochondrial protein AtMg00810-like, giving the protein MIALLVYVDDIIITGSDKEGIKATNEFLKSMFEIKDLGEMKYFLGIEICRSKEGLFMSQRKYTLDLLKGAGAYGGKTARMPMEDGYKVPREGEIEDSKPFHDPKLYRKLVGKLIYLTITRPDICFAVNQVTQHMQVPKEHHWRMVERLLMYLNGSPDQGVWMGCNGSTEVVGYCDVDWAGDRADRRSTTGYCTFIGEAEYRAMLKLTNELVWIKGILKHLEIDQATPMTMHCDNQAAIHIASNSVFHEKTKHIEVDCHKVRQMIVLGVILP